DNA from Lentibacillus amyloliquefaciens:
CCAACAATACGCCGAATAGCGTTAGTTTCGATGAATATATTGTTCCCACAGTTACAAAATAAGCTGAAAACACAAATGGCAAAAACGAATATGGTTCTTCCCCCCACCTGCATCTTTATAGGCGTCCCACATCGCAAAGAAATACAGACAAGGATAAAACATGAGCCATTGATAATCAGCTTGTTGAATCGCTTGTTCAATTTCTCCATGAAAGCTCAGAAGAATGACCTTGTTAAAGTTTCCCAGTACATTGACCAAAAACTCTAAAAAAATCAATACAATCCCTTTAATATATTTTCTGTTGAGGAGTTGTCCAAACCCTGGAAGGGCAATGCTCCATAGCAATTTTTCCATACATAAATATCCTAATGTTTTTTATTTGCTAAATCTTTGCGGTCAGCCGCTTCCGGAGGGCGTTCCATCCATCCGTTATCTATCATGATTTTTGCGCCTTCATTTGAATATTTCGCAATTTCCGCAATTAATCGGCTATATTTTACACCTATGTCATGTCTTGGGCTTGTAGACATGGCACGACCGTACTGACCTATCCCAGACGCAATAAGAGTAGTAATATGGAACATCATGAGTTTGTCAGAAAAGGGGGAAACCGTTGAATCCGTCACTTCAGAGGTCAGGTTCGTTGTCCCTTGTGAAAGATAATCTTGATTCAATAAAGAACTGAAAATCTCAAGATGTTTTCCTGAAATTTCTCGTCCCTTTTCAAGATACTTACGGACTTTTTTATCTTGCGCCACCTGACTAAATCCTGTAATTATGGCTTGACCTAAAGCGTTTCGCTTGGCATTGTAAACAAGAGAGCCAATTTCAACGCCGAGCAAAGGCCTTTGTTCACCAATGTACCCTGCCAAAAAGCTATGGTCTTTTACAAAATCAATTTGTTCAGGCTTTGGTATATGCGGCGCACGTGTCAAGATCCCTTTTTCTTTAGCTACCTCCTTCGCCCAGTTATGAAGTTTTTCCGTTTCATTCAAACAGGTTGTGAAGTATTGGATAACATCCGAGCGTTCAGATAAAGATAAAGCCAATGAATAAGTTTCCAGCCCATATTTGCCCATATTTAAGATATAAATGAGATAAAGTTTGTCTGTGTATAAACGTGGTGCATTAAGGTTCACATCATGTTCAGTGAATCCTTGTGGTACGGGGTAATTCTCCTCTTTGAAAATTTCAGTCACCTTTTGGACATGTTCTTCGGATAATTTTAATGCGTATTCCAACACTTCACGAATATCATCGTTGTCAATGTGAGTCAAAAAATATTTAATGCCGCATATCGCCATTGAATCAGCTTGATATGCTGTCCAAAGGTCGGCGATTTCCGGCGACGTTAATTCAACATTGTACTCAGTTCCCATAATGAATACCTCCAAGACGGTTTACTATTATCTTTCACCTTACCTTAAGAGATATTCATTTGTTACCTATGAAAAGCAATGGTGAACATTCATTTATTCACTTCGTTGTTTAATCATCTTGTCCCGATCGGACGCTTGCGGTGGTTCTTCCATCCAACCGTTTTCGATCATGATATCTAAACCTTCTTTTGCGAATTTGGCAATTTCTGTCGTAAAACGGGTATACATAAAGGTCAAGTCACTTCTTAAACTTTGTGACATAGCAGCTCCATAATTACTAATACCAGCAGCTGAAAGTGTACTCATATGAAACATCATGAATTTATCTGAAAATGGAGCTTCCATTGAATCTATAACAGATGAATCCCAAGTCATCGGTGCTTGAATGTCACTATTAGCTAATACACTGCCGAACTTTTTAACATGCTTTTTTGAAGTATCTTTTCCCTTTAACATATAATCTCTTACCTTTTGGGAAGCAGCCGTCTGCCCAAAACCTGTGCTTATCATAACCCCCAGTATATTTGTTTCCATATTTAACGATAAATCTTGTATTTCAACGACATTTAATGTTCGTTTATCACTAAATGGATTTAAACCACTATAGTATTGTTTTTTTTCTACATTTTCCACTTTATCTGCTACAGAAATATATGGCGATCTGATGAACATTCCTTTCGATTGCAAGGCTTCTGTTGTTTGATCGTACATCGAAGAAGATTGCGTTAGAGTGTTATTAAAAAAAGCACGAATATCTTTTCGGGCGGATGAGGAATGAAATTTTGCATATTGAACAGTTCCCAATTTCCCCATTTTATTAAGATAATCCAGAAAAAAAGTATCATGGAACAAAGGTTTTGCCTTAGTGTTTACATCCTCATTTGTAAATCCTGCTGGAACAGGAACATTCTCATTTGTAAATATATTCTGAATGGTAGTGGTAGCCTGAACAGCATCGTCATATGCCTTCTGAACGCAAGGGATTACCTCTTGATCTTGGATTATACTCAGACCATATGTTAAAAAACAACTTGTCATACTGTTCGACATGTAACAACTCCAAAGACTCGCTATTTCTGATGCTGTTAGGGGCTGGTAACTTGTTTCACTCAAAAATATCATTCCTGGGGATTTAAATGTCACTTTCGTTTATATTGTTTGAAGAAATGAATGAAGTATACCTCTTTTTTAGTTCCCAGCCCTCAACGCAGAATTGTTATCTAAATATACCTTCAGAGCAAAGTATTATACTAATTTTGCTTCTTTTCTTTACTCCACAAAATTGCCCGACAATGGCATATTGGGCGCTTATCTTATTCGATTCTCGCGCCCGTTTGCTTTACAAACCCGTTAATTGATCTCCTCTATTCGAGCCTAAAAGCGTGAATATTGCTGAAATAATAACAAAATACGCCCAGTAGCTATTATTGTATACTGCCAACACTATGCCAATAACCCCTAATAATAAAGACGTTGCTGTTAATGACCACCATTTTGCATCTTTTAGTACTGCCCAGTTCAATTATTACACCCCCTTTTTCCTAACTTGGACGTCATAACCAACATTATTTAGTGGCCCGATAAGCCAAGAAAAATCGTAATTATTATTCCATTCTTGCGCCCTATAATGGAATAACCGTAAAGCTAATGATGGAGCTTTTTTAAAGGCTTCGTTTCCCTGGCCAAGCTCCTTGCATTTTACTAAGGAATACAATTTGCCCAATATGATATGCGTCGTGCATTGCTAAACTCTTCAGTTCAAGCACTAATGAATTATCTTCTCCTGGGATCTGTCGATACAAATCTTCATGTTCTGATCTTGCTAGTATTTTTCCAAGCTCACGATGAACATAAAAGTATTCTTGTTTTGTTTTCTTCCAATTTTCTAACGTCTCAGTTGGTAATCGAAATGTATCTTCATTAACTTCTGCCTGGGGTTCATTCGCTGTTTCACCAAGAAATCGCATCAGATATCTCTTTTCATAGAAAAGTAAATGACAAACTAATTCCCAAATGGAATTCATTTCCTCGTCAGCTGGTTTCCAAATGGCCTGTTCAAAAGTAATATCCGCTAGCACTTTTTCAAGTGGTGGAAACCAGTCTTGTTCATCTAAGCAGCTTGCCCATTGTTGTAACAAAAGTGTCCTTACATCCATTTTCTATTTCCTCCAATTTAATCCCTTTAATAGATAATCCCTTTGGTCAAAATTCATTTGCAGTCGTGTTGTTCTGGCATAACCTACAATTTCAAGATGAATCATCTAATTACCTTCCTTACTCCACAATCGGGGCCATTCCCGCAAGATAAGACGCCGATTCTTATTCCAGATAGGCCCCGATTGCGGATTAACTTTTATAATCGTCTTGTTTAACTCTTGCACCAGATATCCAATAAGTAACGGGCTAACCTTCTCTTAAAGAATACCTTAATTTTGCTATTTAAAGCTTCTTCTAATAACAATGCGCTATTTTGTCAAAGCATCAACTTTGTACCAATCACCTATGACTGTAATTTGTAAATCATCTATAACTTTGCTCTTCATATTAATGTTTGGATTTAATAAAATAGTTCCATTCTGAGACAATTTGTTTACTTTTGACCTTGAAATGCCAAAGATTTCTGCTATTAGTTTATCTATTCTAAGGCTAAAATCATATTTATAGCAAAGTTTAATGGTAACCTCGTTACATAGTGAATCGATCTTTTCTTTTCTTAACTCGTATCGTATATCTGTATTTACATCATTACATCGTTTTCTTAATTTGTTGATTTGAAAAGCATAGTACCAAATTGTCTCTTTGTCATTATTCATAAACTTTTGAATTAGCATAGAGTCAACTTTATTAATATTTACTCTCGATAAAATAGGGTAATTCCAAGTTCCCTCACAATGTGTACAGTTATAAATAAGCCAAATATCAACTATTTTCTGATTTGCATTTACTCTGAATTTCTCACTACAATAAAATTCTGTGTTCCTTTTACATTTACTACAATTTCGTTTTATATAAGGTGTTTCCTGAGCAATGATCTCATAAGTGAAAAAATTATTAGAACTCATACACCAGTTCCTCCTATTTATTCAGAGGAACGCAAAACGGTTGAACGGAGAAAGATTTCCCATTAAAAAAGCGAAATACCTTACAGGTATCCCGCTGGAAATAAAATAACTGACTATCCTGCGTTCCCTGTAATGGTTAAAAATAGGCACACTTCTCCCGTCGTTGAACAACAATGTTCAAAAAGAAATGTACTATTTAGTTGCTAAACCATTACAAGTATGTTGGCAAATCAGTTCCACCTTCCGTATTTCTCCTATATTATATAGTGTACCATTATTATGCTTTATATCAATACTTACCCCATAAAATTTACATTTTAATCTTCAACAAAATGGCCCAGTTGAGCAGGAATGGACGCAAGTTATTATTCAATTCTTGCGCCCGATTGCAGAAGATCCTGTTAAGTATTTTTGAATGGTTTTGAATAATATAACAGGAATTCTATAAGTTTTTTATTTACCTCCTTTGACCCTTGACCAAGCCATATAAGATGCCCCCATGTATCAAGTAAGCATAACCTCGAATCTGAAATTTGCTGATGTGCATAATAAGCATGTTCCAATGGAACTGCTTCATCATGTTTGCTGTGTTGGATGAGGGTGGGGCAAGATATAGCTTCCAAATCCTTTATAGTGATCTCCTTTGTTTGCGATAAATCAATTAAAAATCCGTACCCTGACCGTTGGCGATTGTTCATCCGTCTGATTTCATCAACATCTTCGTCTGCCATCTTTTCTTTTATTTGTTTATACGGAAGCTTACTAAACGAAGGTGTCATTTGTTTAAACATAAACTCAGGGAAAAGATTGCTCATGCTTGAAATGAGTTTCCAAGTAATTCTTTCCATAGAAGGACGAAACAGAATCTGTGCTATTTTATATATTTTGTCTTTAGGCGTGTGCCACTCTTTTGTAACAGCACTTTGTAACGTTAATGTTTTGACTTTTTCTGGGTAATGAGAAGCAAAATAAAGACCACTTGGTCCACCAGCTGAAACAGCAATAAGATGTATTTTTTCAATGCCTAAATGATTTAAAAGCCCTACATAGTAATCGCAGGCCTTAGATAAACTTTCTCCAATTTCCTTTGAAGTTTTCCCATACCCTGCCCTTGACGGTGTAATGATTTTGAATCCATTCTCTATGAGTGAACAATATCCAAATTCCTCATAACAACTGGAATGACCACCATGCATGACTAGAACTGGTACACCTTCTTTTCCTATGATTGAATATTCGATAGTTTGATTATCTACTGCATATGTACCAATAATTTTCTCCAATACCCCACCCCTTAAATACGTTCTTGGTAGCAATTGTTATGCCATTAAATGGCCCTTATCTACAGTATGTTTTTACACCGTATTCATCGTATTTTAAGATACTGAAAACTACTAAATTTTAACTTTGTGGAAACATTATCTACAGTAATTATTTATCGTATTCAACGTATACAAACATAGGATTACATAACCACAGCGTAGCTGCTTGCCCTTGACCGCCGTGCCACTTCTTAGTGATCGCTGGAAGGGGGCGGGGCCCCGCCAGCGGAACTTAGAAGTGATTGTCCGTGGTACGCTGTCGGTGCGGATGGAGCCCTAAAGGCTGTTTTTTCGCCATCCGCCACAAATGCACTACCACGGACACAAACAAGGTCAAGGGTGGTGGATTTGGCATATATTATAACTAAATAAAAGGCTTTCTTAGATTTCAAACATATTATTCCTGACATATCTATGAATACATATACACAAAGATAAAAGATGCATTCTATCAACCTTTTGTCAAAAGTACTGTAGATAAGGGCCAGTTTGTTGCATAAAGTTTGAATTCAAAGATGTATATATTAAGACCACTTTGTTACAATCTAGGATTTATTTTAACATAAATATTCAGAATAACTGGCTATTTTTAAACTATTGGGTAAAAATCCATTTGATTAATTTTTAAAGAATGGATTTTTTCGTTTATGCAAAATACGGTGATAAAATCTTTCTTATTGTTAAATGTCAACAAGTATTGAAGAGATACGAATGAAATGCGAACAAATAGTGAACAAAATGGCGAACGAATGACGAACGAAATCGGCTGAAAAAGCTGTTAAATTATTAGTATCAGGAAGTTTATAACTTCCCATTAACTCTTTTCAACACGGAAAAGGGTTTTTATTTTGACTGGATAAGGAGGTGTAAATCTTGTCTAATAATGGATTTGGAAAAGCAATGGATAAAAATCAGGACAAAGGCGTTAAACAGGATGATAAGACAGCCACTAAAGATGCTGCTGAAACATCGAAGAAAGAATCATCATCAAAAAGAAGTCGTAGGCCCGTAAAACCTGAAGGATTCAAGGAATTTGAAGCACTGGCAAAAGGCATTATCGAAGCTGACGGGTCTTCCTATTATGAGTGGCTTCATGAACAACACCAAGACATTATCTTGAATTTTAATGTATCGAACCAGAAACAGATCACGAATGTTGCGAAGAAGGGAGAGTGAAATACGTGCAAGATGCAATTCAAACCATACAAAATATCACTGACGGGATTAAGCCAATTGCACCAGTCTTAGCCGGGCTGGTGCTGGTTGTCATTGGGTTATTGTGGACGTTTGCCAAAGATCCCCAGAAAAAGGAAATGTACACGGGATGGATGGTCAACGTTGCAATCGGCTTTGGCATTGTGTACTTGGCAGCCAGTCTTGTTTCTTGGTTGGGCGGTCGTGTTGTTGGATTTTAAGGAGGTGAAACGTTGTGAGTACGGAATACAAATATTTTATAAGCTATCTGTATGAAGATGGCGGTGGCAAAGTTGATATAACATTAGCGGAACCCATTCAATCGATAGATGATATTCGTGGTGTTGAAAAAGCGATCAGTGATGAATTTAATCTGGGCGATTCTGTCACTATCCAAAACTTCATACAGTTAAACCATTAATTAAACGGGCTTTCCAATGGATGGAAGCTTTTTTTATTGAGGGAGGTTGAAACATGCCAGATACACAAGATTTTGAAAAAGAATTGGCAAATAAGTACGCTGACTTTCTGTCGGCAAAGGAAAAAGAAATGCTGAATCCTGATAATACAGGCTATCAATGGAAGCGACAGAAGC
Protein-coding regions in this window:
- a CDS encoding DUF3231 family protein, which codes for MGTEYNVELTSPEIADLWTAYQADSMAICGIKYFLTHIDNDDIREVLEYALKLSEEHVQKVTEIFKEENYPVPQGFTEHDVNLNAPRLYTDKLYLIYILNMGKYGLETYSLALSLSERSDVIQYFTTCLNETEKLHNWAKEVAKEKGILTRAPHIPKPEQIDFVKDHSFLAGYIGEQRPLLGVEIGSLVYNAKRNALGQAIITGFSQVAQDKKVRKYLEKGREISGKHLEIFSSLLNQDYLSQGTTNLTSEVTDSTVSPFSDKLMMFHITTLIASGIGQYGRAMSTSPRHDIGVKYSRLIAEIAKYSNEGAKIMIDNGWMERPPEAADRKDLANKKH
- a CDS encoding DUF3231 family protein; the encoded protein is MIFLSETSYQPLTASEIASLWSCYMSNSMTSCFLTYGLSIIQDQEVIPCVQKAYDDAVQATTTIQNIFTNENVPVPAGFTNEDVNTKAKPLFHDTFFLDYLNKMGKLGTVQYAKFHSSSARKDIRAFFNNTLTQSSSMYDQTTEALQSKGMFIRSPYISVADKVENVEKKQYYSGLNPFSDKRTLNVVEIQDLSLNMETNILGVMISTGFGQTAASQKVRDYMLKGKDTSKKHVKKFGSVLANSDIQAPMTWDSSVIDSMEAPFSDKFMMFHMSTLSAAGISNYGAAMSQSLRSDLTFMYTRFTTEIAKFAKEGLDIMIENGWMEEPPQASDRDKMIKQRSE
- a CDS encoding DinB family protein; this encodes MDVRTLLLQQWASCLDEQDWFPPLEKVLADITFEQAIWKPADEEMNSIWELVCHLLFYEKRYLMRFLGETANEPQAEVNEDTFRLPTETLENWKKTKQEYFYVHRELGKILARSEHEDLYRQIPGEDNSLVLELKSLAMHDAYHIGQIVFLSKMQGAWPGKRSL
- a CDS encoding DUF1062 domain-containing protein, which codes for MSSNNFFTYEIIAQETPYIKRNCSKCKRNTEFYCSEKFRVNANQKIVDIWLIYNCTHCEGTWNYPILSRVNINKVDSMLIQKFMNNDKETIWYYAFQINKLRKRCNDVNTDIRYELRKEKIDSLCNEVTIKLCYKYDFSLRIDKLIAEIFGISRSKVNKLSQNGTILLNPNINMKSKVIDDLQITVIGDWYKVDALTK
- a CDS encoding alpha/beta fold hydrolase, which encodes MEKIIGTYAVDNQTIEYSIIGKEGVPVLVMHGGHSSCYEEFGYCSLIENGFKIITPSRAGYGKTSKEIGESLSKACDYYVGLLNHLGIEKIHLIAVSAGGPSGLYFASHYPEKVKTLTLQSAVTKEWHTPKDKIYKIAQILFRPSMERITWKLISSMSNLFPEFMFKQMTPSFSKLPYKQIKEKMADEDVDEIRRMNNRQRSGYGFLIDLSQTKEITIKDLEAISCPTLIQHSKHDEAVPLEHAYYAHQQISDSRLCLLDTWGHLIWLGQGSKEVNKKLIEFLLYYSKPFKNT
- a CDS encoding pilin — encoded protein: MQDAIQTIQNITDGIKPIAPVLAGLVLVVIGLLWTFAKDPQKKEMYTGWMVNVAIGFGIVYLAASLVSWLGGRVVGF